The sequence atgagagttctagtttcccacatcctcactgacacttGGTGTGGTCAGGTGTTTCTTAAATTTTAGTCCTTCCAGTGGATgtgagtgatatctcattatggttttaatttgctttcccTTAATGACTAACAAAAGTTTGAGTAGCTTTCATGTGTTTACTGACCATTTGGAAATCCTCTTTTGTGAAAAGCCTATTCCAGTCTCCTATTTTTACATTGGGTgatctgtctttttcttgattCTCTGCTCACTCTTTCATTTACTCATCTgttcaccttctctctctctctctctctctctcgctgtcACTCACTCATTGGCTACGTCCCTCACTCCATCATTTACACTTGCCTCATTTtactccacaaacatttattgaataccagACAATCACAGCAACACTTATTGTTCTGTGCCAGGTTTGCACACATTAtcttgtatacatatattaaccCTAGAGTCCAAACAActaccccatttcacagatgaggaaactgaggcatggggaaGTTAGTCTGAGTTCCTTTTCCTGATGATATTCTTCATGTATGTCTCTCGTCTTCTTCAGGGAAAGAGTATGCCAAGGGAGACAGCCGATACATCCTGTAAGTGTTTGCCTCTGTCAAGGGAGACCTGTGTTTTGGAGGGGTGGTGAGTCAGGGACCACTAATGGGGTGCCTTGTGGGGAGAGCACAGTGATGCCAGTGCCCCCCAATCCTTTCTCTTGCAGGAATGACAGCTTCATGATATGCATGGAGACCATCACAGCTTGCTTGTGGGGACCACTCAGCCTATGGGTGGTGATCGCCTTTCTCCGCCAGCAGCCCCTCCGCTTTGTCCTACAGCTTGTGGTCTCTGTGGGTGAGGAGAGGGCCCACACTGGGTGCTTGAGGGCTTGATGGGGGATCCACAGACATAGGGGCATCCCTGCAGGTGGGACCTCTCAATGTGCCCATCCAGGGCTGAGTCAGACTGAATGACAAACTCCCTGAGGTTCTGGAACAGCCATGCCCCTCTTTGCCTGCATTCTCAAGCGAGGAGGGTTCGTTTCTCCTCCCACTCCATCACAAAGTCTCCCATGAAGGTTACGGTTACATGAGGTGACCCATGATGGTGGGAGGCCCCCGGATCCTCCAGGAGCAAGATTCTGAGTTTCCTTCATCTGAGATTCAGTCCTCTTATGTTCTTACTTTGTTAACTTTCTGGAAATGTGAGTTCTCTCTAGTCCTGGAATCCTGAGATGTCTTGAATGAAAGGATTTTGAGCTTCCTTAAACTCTAGAGATATGAACTCTCCTGAGTTCAGAAAATCTTAGCTTCTGATTTCTGGAAATCTCACTTGTGTTTTCTGAAATCCTCAGCCATATAATTGCAGAACACTTAGGTCTCTGAATTTGGGAATCTTGAGCTCTGATGACTTGGAAAATGGCTTGGAATTGTTCCCCCTCCTTACAggctttccttcttccccttctatCTCTCTCACAGGTCAGATATACGGGGATGTGCTATATTTCCTGACCGAGCACCGTGAGGGATTCCAGCATGGGGAGCTGGGCCACCCTCTCTACTTCTGGTTTTACTTTGTCTTCTTGAACGCCCTGTGGCTGGTGCTGCCCGGAATCCTCGTGCTTGATTCTATAAAGCAACTTGCTCGTGCCCAGAGCATGCTGGACACCAAAGCCACAAAAGCCAAGAGCAAGCAGAACTAATGAGTGATGAACTGGGCTTGAACACTGGCTATTGAGGAACTCTCCACCTGCCAGAAGATTCCAATCCTTGCTCTCACGGGTTGGAAGGACAAATCAAATTGATCTGTCAAACTCAGGCTGATGGGTGAACAGGGGGAAGAAAGGAGCTGTGTGGAGCTACTGTCAGGAGCTGTTGGGACAAAGGTACAAGAGAACCTTGGAAGTCTGTGATGGGGacagtttttttaaatcaggaaataaAGATCTTGACCCTATGCTGAGAGATCTTTAATGACTAACCCCAGAGATGCCCCATGACTGACCCCATAGACCCCTCCAGCACTCATTCCACAGACCACCATTCTCTCAGCCATAGACTGCCATCATCATCATGTAGACCTCGAATCTATGACCTCACAAATCCCCATCACTGACCCCACAGATTCCTCTGATGGCTGATTAGATCCATGAATCACACCTGTCAGCTCTTTTAAGGTGTGATCATCCACCCACGCCCTTGGCGTTCTCTCCAGAACACACCTCTCTTTTTGCAATATGgacaggctgagaattttccaaatccaAGTTCTTCAGTTTACTAACCTCTTGTCTCCTGATCAGGTACCGCACAACTACCCCATCACTAACTCCACAGACCCCTCATTACTCCAAAGACCCCCATCACTACCCTAACCATCCCATCACTCACACCAGAGACCCCACAAAACTCACTCCACCACCCTCCCATCACTCACACCACATACTCCATTAACAACTAAGATACCCATCACTCTCcccacagccttttttttttttttttttctgtatgcgggcctctcactgttgtggcctctcccgttgtggagcacagactccggatgcacaggctcagcggccatggctcacgggcccagccgctctgcagcatgtgggatcttcccagacaggggcatgaaccggtgtcccctgcatcggcaggcggactctcaaccactgcgccaccagggcagccctcccCACAGCCTTTCATTTGCTCCATAGACAGACCATCATTCACCTCACAGACCTCTGTCACTCACACCACAGACCCCATCACTTGCCCCAACAGACCTCCCATCACGTACAACTCCAAGACTCACCTCATAGACTCCCTATCGTGTCACACAAACCCTCTCACTCTCCCCACAAACCCCCTATCATTTACCCCATAGGCCTCTTATCACTCACCATACAGATCCCCTATCACCACCCTATAAACTCCCCATAACTCACCCTGCAGAATCCATCACTTACCTTACATACCCCATCACTCACCCTATAGATCCCCAATTACCCTACAGATCTTCCATCACTTACCCCATATCCTATCACTCAACCCCACAGACCACCTATCATGTACCCACAGATACTCTTCACCCTACAGACCCCCATCACTCATCCTGCACTCTCTGTCATTAACCTCATAGACCTTCAGTCATAAAACAAATGGGTACTTGAGGAATTTTGAGGAGATGACAAAGAATGAATAATAAAACTGCAGATACCTGGAGACTGGCTCCAGGTAACCTGTGCAGAGCAGGACTTCATTTTAAATCCTGGTTCCGCTCAAGCCTACAGTGTAGCTTTTGACAAATGCCTCACTGTTAAGGCCGTGCTTCACTTTCTCACCTCAGATCCATCACTTACCTCATGGTTTACTTAAGGCATGCTGGCCTCTGTGCTCTTCCTCAGACACACCAGGCACAGGCCCACCTTCGGTCCATTGCACTGTCTGCTCTCTGTGCCATTTACTATCGCTTTGGTCTAGAGCATGTTTTCCCCTTTCAATCAGtgctttcatctgtaaaatgcttataataatagtacctatctcatagggttttTATGCAGATTAAAGGAATTAATATATTTAGACTATCTGGCATACACTTTGTTGAATGGaacaatgaacaaatgaaagagaaagttcTCCCCAGCACTATGGCAAGGACCTCCTTTTTGAATTCCTTGCTTCCAGTATCTTTCCTTCCGGGGCTCTCTCCACAACCAAGACAGGGACATCTGATCACATCATACCCCCATCTAAAACCTGTGCTCCAGGGCCTACAGGATAAAACTCCAAGCTCTAGGCTAATGTTTTGCTCATTCCACCCTATGGTAATTTTAATGAGAAACAGATTTTCAAACTCCCTGTTTCCATCAGAAAATCCAGCAGTGCCACAGAAGTGTTTTAGAATTGCAGTCTTCTCTAAAAAGGTAACGTTAAGGGTAGCATCCATACAATACTGCAGCAACGGCTGGAGTCCAGGTAACTTACAGGACTCCTTTGTGAGAAGTTACATTTGTAAGGGCAGCCTGTATTTTGTCCAAACCATATAGATGTTATACAGTAAAGTGAGGAGAATGCCTTTTTGCATTTTGTGGTGCATAAAGTTTCTCAAAGGAGTCTAAGCTATGTCCAGTATTCAGCTGGTATTTGGTGGACACACACCATTTAATAACAGGACCGATCTCAACGTGTTGTAAGGATTCaatgaaaacaaaggcaaactTTAAAAAGCTAGGACCTCCAGAGAGCATACAAATGGCTtttttgggtaaattacttattgaagtataacatgcGGGCAGAAACTgcaaaaatcataaatgtacagCTCCATGAATTTTCACAACgtgtaaactattttttaaaagattctggaAAAAGGATTATTCTTCCGTTCATTGGATTCATTTGAAGTGACGATCACAGGCGTTTGAAATAGATGACATCATCTCTAAGCTGAGACGCGAGGCGACTTGGGGCG is a genomic window of Phocoena sinus isolate mPhoSin1 chromosome X, mPhoSin1.pri, whole genome shotgun sequence containing:
- the EBP gene encoding 3-beta-hydroxysteroid-Delta(8),Delta(7)-isomerase, with translation MTTNASPVHPYWPRHLRLDNFVPNDCPTWHLLAGLFSISGVLVATTWLLSGRAAVIPLGTWRRLSLCWFAVCGFIHLVIEGWFSLYHEDLLGDQAILSQLWKEYAKGDSRYILNDSFMICMETITACLWGPLSLWVVIAFLRQQPLRFVLQLVVSVGQIYGDVLYFLTEHREGFQHGELGHPLYFWFYFVFLNALWLVLPGILVLDSIKQLARAQSMLDTKATKAKSKQN